A genomic stretch from Clavelina lepadiformis chromosome 5, kaClaLepa1.1, whole genome shotgun sequence includes:
- the LOC143460646 gene encoding dol-P-Man:Man(7)GlcNAc(2)-PP-Dol alpha-1,6-mannosyltransferase-like: MFNKVFILKTLLFSMVLIYLVCCPYTKVEESFNIQAIHDILYHGTDVTEYDHLTFPGVVPRTFIGPLFVSLLSSPIVKFSSIFENNKFLTQYIVRLLIGCLVLSGLFKFSRSLKKVFGLDVVVHFLLITCSQFHFLFYASRPLANIFAMILALPALASWLKQDIGKFIWLAAFSAILFRFELCAIFAVCLLISLVRKHTSLLYVFVHALPAGIIALGFSVMVDSVFWQRYLWPEGDVMWFNVILNKSSNWGTSPFYWYFTSTLPKALLLSCVFIPWGFRCDPYRCAILLLPAIIFVLLFSILPHKELRFIVYTFPLFNAVAARGYADLKLRFRKSFFWKVGYILALSSILVNFAASFLFLKASVNNYPGGEIMSLLHKRVPCVTDAQPVHVHISNYAAQTGVTRFQEACPLWRYNKTEHLKRDDLRLNPDVTHVIADYVESDVIMWKATHVPIAETSAFSGVSLRFETMFFSIPIPYFKMKPALTVWQRREFPLNQDSSE, translated from the exons atgtttaacaaagtttttattttaaaaactttgttgttttctatGGTCCTGATTTATCTTGTCTGCTGCCCATATACGAAAGTAGAAGAAAGTTTTAATATTCAAGCAATTCATGACATCTTATATCATGGGACTGATGTAACTGAA TACGATCATCTTACTTTTCCCGGAGTAGTCCCTCGCACATTTATTGGACCGTTGTTTGTTTCCCTTCTTTCGTCTCCGATTGTGAAGTTTAGttcaatttttgaaaacaataagtttCTCACTCAATATATAG TGCGATTGCTGATTGGATGCTTAGTCCTTTCTGGCCTCTTCAAATTTTCCAGATCTTTGAAGAAAGTGTTTGGACTGGATGTTGTTGTTCATTTTCTCCTAATAACTTGTTCACAAtttcattttctgttttacGCATCTCGGCCATTGGCTAACATTTTTGCAATGATACTTG CCTTGCCGGCTTTAGCCTCATGGTTGAAACAAGATATTGGCAAATTTATTTGGCTCGCAGCCTTTAGTGCAATATTGTTTAG GTTTGAGCTCTGTGCAATCTTTGCTGTTTGTCTTCTGATTTCCCTAGTTCGAAAGCACACCTCTTTGCTTTATGTTTTCGTCCATGCTTTACCAGCTGGCATCATTGCCTTAG gtttctctgttatggTAGATTCTGTTTTCTGGCAGAGATATCTGTGGCCCGAGGGAGACGTAATGTGGTTCAACGTTATTTTGAATAAAAGCTCAAACTGGGGCACTTCACCATTCTATTG GTATTTTACATCTACTTTGCCCAAAGCTCTGCTTCTGTCCTGTGTTTTTATTCCATGGGGATTTCGTTGTGACCCATACAG GTGTGCCATCCTTCTGCTGCCCGCGATCATTTTCGTGCTTCTATTCTCCATCCTGCCACACAAAGAGTTACGCTTCATCGTGTACACATTCCCGCTTTTTAACGCTGTAGCAGCGCGCGGATATGCAGATCT AAAACTTCGTTTTAGGAAGTCCTTCTTTTGGAAGGTTGGATATATTTTAGCCTTGTCATCTATTTTGGTCAATTTTGCGGCATCATTCCTATTTCTCAAAGCTTCGGTTAACAACTATCCTGGTGGAGAAATAATGAGTCTTCTGCACAAACGA GTACCTTGTGTGACCGATGCGCAGCCGGTGCACGTACACATTTCAAACTACGCGGCGCAGACCGGTGTAACTAGATTTCAAGAAGCATGTCCTTTATGGAG ATACAACAAAACGGAACATTTGAAACGTGACGATCTACGGCTTAATCCTGACGTCACTCACGTAATCGCAGATTACGTAGAGAGTGACGTCATCATGTGGAAAGCGACGCACGTGCCAATCGCTGAAACGTCAGCATTTTCCGGTGTCAGTTTGCGCTTCGAAACGATGTTTTTTTCCATTCCAATTCCTTACTTTAAGATGAAACCTGCTCTGACGGTTTGGCAACGGAGGGAGTTTCCACTGAACCAGGATAGCTCCGAGTGA
- the LOC143460647 gene encoding uncharacterized protein LOC143460647, translating into MSYISSRRSIFCMTSTTCNIVIAIGLSITPFAMTGRNEWAYHAADNVPVCIFVPTTTAGRILLYIDAIYSYGIVWFVMFSSSIGMLTIACTSAKSRVVPLPQVDNRRRRALIQKKPKQTAWCTDASKSSIPCLNERHSQTALDTGGPSSSRMFVPRTGAKKPQGFIAPVNRKRKHHNKIGGDEENFEPSRKLSIVATNVVFCEELTLFKDGSGQWKSSAHAINTGSKGIPFSVHREITVEQNSDDESKPIRKLAFSSSITPTKGLKRSRTLDRLSSFRNSRRLKFARRKLQQRSSFQLNIKALMNLTLTLFVFSLLTFPVFYMHVTLASSRSNVGIQSDNTLSVIASIAMAAVYFTYPLMIVMADKTMKDTIARLVKKVFHENDLDSDLVQTDPSLDV; encoded by the exons ATGTCGTACATCTCCAGTCGAAGATCAATCTTTTGCATGACATCCACCACTTGTAACATTGTAATTGCTATCGGTCTGTCAATTACGCCTTTTGCAATGACCGGACGGAACGAATGGGCCTACCATGCCGCCGATAATGTCCCGGTTTGCATTTTTGTCCCTACTACTACAGCGGGAAGGATTCTACTGTACATTGATGCGATCTATTCGTATGGGATTGTATGGTTCGTTATGTTCAGCAGCAGCATCG GAATGCTTACCATTGCCTGCACCTCTGCCAAGAGCCGAGTGGTCCCACTGCCACAGGTGGACAACCGACGAAGAAGGGCTCTAATTCAAAAGAAACCGAAACAAACAGCTTGGTGCACCGACGCTAGCAAGTCTTCAATTCCATGTTTAA ATGAAAGGCACTCGCAAACCGCCCTAGATACCGGTGGTCCATCTTCATCGCGGATGTTTGTGCCGAGAACTGGAGCCAAAAAGCCGCAAGGATTCATCGCTCCTGTAAACAGGAAGAGAAAGCATCACAATAAAATAGGCGGAGATGAGGAAAATTTCGAACCCAGCCGGAAGTTGAGCATAGTCGCCACAAACGTAGTATTTTGTGAAGAGCTCACTCTCTTCAAAGATGGCAGCGGACAATGGAAGAGCAGTGCCCATGCGATCAACACTGGCAGCAAGGGAATCCCCTTTTCGGTTCACAGAGAAATCACTGTGGAGCAAAATTCAGATGATGAAAGCAAACCGATACGCAAATTGGCGTTTAGTTCATCAATCACTCCAACTAAAG GTTTGAAAAGGTCACGAACGCTGGACCGACTGTCTTCATTTCGAAACTCGCGAAGACTGAAATTTGCGAGACGAAAATTACAGCAGCGAAGTTCGTTTCAGCTTAACATCAAAGCCTTGATGAATTTAACATTgaccttgtttgttttttctcttttaaccTTCCCCGTCTTCTACATGCACGTGACGCTGGCGTCGTCAAGGTCGAATGTTGGAATTCAAAGCGACAACACGCTGTCAGTCATTGCTAGTATAGCCATGGCAGCAGTGTACTTTACCTATCCTCTAATGATAGTTATGGCTGACAAGACCATGAAGGACACTATCGCGCGCTTGGTCAAGAAAGTTTTTCATGAAAACGACCTTGACAGTGACCTGGTCCAGACAGATCCCTCACTGGACGTCTAG
- the LOC143459302 gene encoding uncharacterized protein LOC143459302, producing the protein MSEKNDVDSSDRNTSLKADPLTDATNSITARNDYDGVLITALLKCRKESIERTRYPTTIDIDSHVDNKQMSAFLTPLDDAISVTITDPKKTKDSGPTVSPKSLFREDTSTILVALSEASSSGFVNSIYATNTVIKNGTHYATTSETTRKNFNSATEANNTSGGVYAFASPSNAASSTRSLSSISNQTVPPEPSFDGMHSAMPSKITEKPYSPLLVDEKSTVISTAGIAARYVLTSSAATEHHDKTTIPLNVSLSKDSSPRYDKMTNDIQTSAGTMSSVYRNPTISIDLEGTNLESSGATTTEVLAIKNQTVKPNETYKFTSQGANNTVLSVTMISTSGFGIHETLPQSSTTLRPNGLSALDFTQIYSMPSAKSTAKYSPTVADTNPTLSPSVSPLTSTSADIDEASSAIGANKRTSNVISTSNPPGHNRDTTAVTEKILDKSPAVSTWSDWTFAFASETVNVDAKTIDGSKETNKSTLDLTNDVTTVPPFADKHFSTPFPVATITTSTFANVTEVAEVGTQFSPSENLPTGAYNVSSMYTTPNIGIVKNLASATNDVVGVHSNYDASLPTQTLHFADELPRETTVVRVSTSIETLDETSRVPPLPTSISLAPTGRNISIKNKITSTQPVNSSLTHASLITDLNAAYFTSSPLSSDINPTSVPSVANLSTQNFTDELVTSGDVNTHLAKTDHTKTLTTEAGKRITTPGTSTMMQTAGTRQEFSTSFNKTFASSEMSNAINNYNNSTSSQVTMSSVLLTIVNSPGSTNGRVTTNPTFSSELPIDTTHAIIFKPIPSTVLNETDISTGKEVVSTFEMFYSTATQAESMDSVTESVRSSAPTNKVTTTFKATQNTEASNLATELTTLSTATISMETKVQTRDTLVLELSLPYTSPIGVLTTDEFTTPSGDGANRPENQKTGYNNATLPSTINDITAPLEQFSTTEATPQEETSKAGDFDLDPTRSLTTVPSSRFNSDITMMPSTAELSTKNFTGRLTTIVNAKTQLARTDKIEALTTQEGEAITAPEATEPEINNGTSSGARTFASTVSSAIATHHNDIPNNHITTDQVFSTGNSSATTTARLSTINGFSTEPSLENMTDATREIIPTQVPSTAFKTWEASTRKEVTASELFSITATQGVSITSLETTEVEHQTTLENEFTGVSRRTQITEAASNQNSTPVIVEVSTVSKVETPDPPLHLTTHNRTLFTTDVFTPVHGDNTDKPGPTATDHNNTNLSSTVGPFMPFMTTNNATKINVFQSSTLVGGTNEATPVKTVNPTTKSLDEFEISTTSTLVPSTAKLSTEHFPEKTSTNQGNEGMVTNVNKEVTTQDGDQTTSQETPKIPAAESQKSTSSGADTFSSTVISATTTYSNSTESTADSVYFTASSVTADIRAASIQHDASSHFHATTLPSETKSSTITNSREFASTRSPSVTERIHVTGETVGSRRSTKQTFLPYTTYTTTPSAPSYPTGVALAFGITFLIVVMVISLLSVTVYCSKKREREYVLRRQDRIAGMSSSRNRIEMQVFPSVTSSDYNKITIFGSRTCDGVIFGPKLKFHSAKDSTPTARRKIRKFLTSISGTSSAVSREGTDHSRFRVREEVV; encoded by the exons ATGTCGGAAAAAAATGATGTTGATAGCAGTGACAGAAACACGTCGCTAAAGGCGGATCCTTTAACAGACGCTACGAATTCCATAACAGCAAGAAATGACTACGATGGCGTTTTGATAACAGCACTTTTAAAATGCCGAAAGGAATCTATTGAACGTACTAGATATCCAACAACTATTGACATTGATTCTCATGTCGACAATAAACAGATGTCAGCATTTTTAACTCCTTTGGACGACGCAATTAGTGTAACTATCACAGACccaaagaaaacaaaggaTTCTGGACCTACCGTATCACCCAAATCTCTTTTCAGGGAGGATACTTCTACAATCTTGGTTGCTCTGTCTGAAGCGTCATCAAGCGGTTTCGTGAACTCAATCTACGCAACAAACACCGTAATCAAAAATGGAACACACTACGCAACTACAAGCGAAACCACTCGGAAAAACTTCAATTCAGCAACGGAGGCAAACAATACTTCCGGTGGCGTTTACGCTTTTGCGTCTCCCAGCAATGCGGCATCAAGTACGAGGTCACTGTCGAGTATTAGCAATCAAACCGTGCCTCCCGAACCGTCTTTTGATGGCATGCATTCCGCTATGCCCAgtaaaattacagaaaaaccTTACTCCCCATTGTTAGTTGATGAAAAAAGCACGGTTATAAGCACGGCTGGAATTGCAGCTAGATATGTATTGACATCATCAGCAGCAACAGAGCATCACGATAAAACCACAATTCCGTTGAACGTCTCACTTTCAAAGGATTCATCGCCAAGATATGATAAAATGACGAATGATATTCAAACTTCGGCCGGAACTATGTCAAGTGTCTATAGGAACCCAACTATATCCATTGATTTAGAAGGAACTAACTTGGAATCATCTGGTGCTACCACAACTGAGGTGCTTGCGATCAAAAACCAAACTGTGAAACCAAACGAAACTTATAAATTCACAAGCCAAGGTGCCAATAACACAGTATTGAGTGTGACAATGATCTCCACAAGTGGTTTTGGCATCCACGAAACCCTTCCACAATCTTCTACAACCCTAAGGCCTAATGGATTGTCAGCGTTGGATTTTACGCAAATATATTCTATGCCTAGTGCCAAAAGTACTGCAAAGTACTCGCCTACAGTTGCGGACACCAATCCTACGCTTTCGCCTTCTGTTTCTCCATTGACCAGCACATCTGCGGACATTGACGAAGCGTCGTCTGCAATAGGAGCCAATAAAAGAACCTCAAATGTAATTTCAACTTCCAATCCTCCAGGTCATAACAGGGATACAACTGCAGttacagaaaaaattttggatAAATCTCCTGCTGTTTCCACTTGGTCTGATTGGACATTTGCCTTTGCAAGCGAAACTGTTAATGTTGATGCTAAAACCATAGACGGCAGTAAAGAGACGAATAAGTCTACTTTGGATTTAaccaatgacgtcacaacagTCCCACCATTtgcagacaaacatttttcaacacCTTTTCCCGTTGCGACCATAACTACGTCCACATTTGCCAATGTAACTGAAGTGGCAGAAGTAGGTACTCAGTTTTCTCCTTCAGAAAACTTACCCACAGGTGCATATAATGTATCGTCAATGTATACCACCCCAAACATTGGGATTGTCAAAAACCTTGCTTCTGCAACAAACGATGTTGTAGGTGTCCATTCAAACTATGATGCCTCCTTACCAACGCAGACCTTACACTTTGCTGACGAGTTGCCAAGAGAGACCACGGTAGTTCGGGTTTCGACATCAATTGAAACTTTAGATGAAACAAGTCGTGTACCGCCGCTTCCCACGTCAATTTCTCTCGCCCCAACTGGTAGAAATATCtccattaaaaacaaaattacctCTACACAACCTGTGAACAGTTCACTCACGCATGCTAGTCTAATAACAGACTTAAATGCAGCATACTTCACTTCATCTCCTTTAAGTTCCGACATTAATCCCACCTCGGTGCCATCAGTGGCTAATTTGTCTACACAGAACTTTACTGATGAGTTAGTAACATCTGGAGACGTTAACACACATCTTGCAAAGACTGATCATACCAAAACGCTAACAACAGAGGCTGGAAAGCGAATCACCACACCTGGAACATCTACAATGATGCAGACTGCTGGCACAAGGCAGGAATTTTCTACATCATTCAACAAAACATTTGCTTCGTCAGAGATGAGCAATGCCATCAATAATTACAATAATTCCACAAGCAGCCAAGTCACCATGAGCTCTGTTTTACTGACTATAGTTAATTCACCTGGGAGCACCAACGGAAGAGTGACCACTAACCCCACTTTTAGCTCCGAGTTACCGATTGATACAACTCATGCAATAATTTTCAAACCTATTCCTTCAAccgttttaaatgaaacagaCATCTCGACCGGAAAAGAAGTTGTCAGCACGTTTGAGATGTTTTACTCTACAGCGACACAAGCGGAGTCAATGGATAGCGTCACTGAATCAGTACGTTCATCAGCCCCTACTAATAAAGTTACGACAACTTTTAAAGCAACCCAAAATACCGAGGCTAGTAATCTTGCTACTGAACTTACAACGCTGAGTACTGCAACAATATCTATGGAAACCAAAGTACAAACAAGAGACACACTAGTTCTGGAATTATCATTGCCTTATACTTCCCCAATTGGAGTTCTTACAACGGATGAATTTACTACCCCCAGCGGAGATGGTGCTAACAGGCCTGAAAATCAGAAAACTGGTTATAATAACGCCACCCTGCCTTCAACAATTAATGATATTACAGCGCCACTAGaacaattttcaacaacaGAAGCCACTCCACAAGAAGAAACATCGAAAGCCGGCGACTTTGATCTAGATCCGACGAGAAGTTTGACGACAGTACCCTCTTCCCGATTCAatagtgacatcacaatgatgCCATCTACTGCAGAATTATCTACAAAGAATTTCACTGGTAGGTTAACAACCATTGTAAACGCGAAGACACAGTTAGCAAGGACTGACAAAATAGAAGCTTTAACCACCCAAGAAGGAGAAGCTATCACTGCACCTGAAGCGACAGAGCCTGAAATAAACAATGGAACCTCATCAGGCGCTCGCACATTTGCTTCGACTGTGAGCAGTGCAATTGCCACTCACCACAACGATATCCCAAACAACCACATCACCACAGATCAAGTATTTTCTACTGGTAATTCGTCTGCAACCACCACAGCCAGACTGAGTACTATTAATGGTTTTAGCACAGAACCCAGTTTGGAAAACATGACTGATGCAACTCGTGAAATAATTCCAACCCAAGTTCCTTCAACCGCTTTTAAAACATGGGAAGCCTCGACCAGAAAAGAAGTTACTGCATCagaacttttttctattaCAGCTACGCAAGGGGTTTCAATCACATCGTTAGAAACCACTGAAGTTGAACATCAAACAACTTTGGAGAATGAGTTTACGGGAGTGAGTAGAAGAACTCAGATAACTGAAGCTGCTTCTAATCAAAATAGTACGCCTGTTATTGTGGAAGTATCTACAGTAAGCAAAGTAGAAACACCTGACCCGCCATTACATTTAACTACCCACAACCGCACGCTCTTTACCACTGATGTCTTTACTCCCGTACACGGAGATAATACGGACAAGCCTGGACCAACTGCAACTGATCACAACAACACAAACTTATCTTCAACAGTCGGTCCCTTCATGCCGTTTATGACGACAAACAATGCAACGAAAATAAATGTATTCCAAAGTTCAACGTTAGTTGGGGGCACGAATGAAGCCACTCCAGTGAAAACCGTTAATCCGACCACAAAATCTCTTGATGAATTCGAAATTAGCACTACATCAACATTAGTACCATCAACAGCGAAACTATCCACGGAACACTTCCCAGAAAAGACTTCAACAAATCAAGGCAATGAAGGCATGGTTACAAATGTTAACAAGGAGGTAACAACGCAGGACGGAGACCAAACCACCTCGCAGGAAACTCCTAAAATACCAGCTGCCGAATCACAGAAGTCAACGTCATCAGGCGCTGATACATTTTCATCCACTGTGATCAGTGCAACCACTACTTATAGCAATTCGACAGAGAGCACCGCTGATTCGGTGTATTTCACCGCTTCGTCTGTAACCGCCGATATTAGAGCAGCCAGCATTCAACACGATGCTTCGTCGCACTTTCATGCAACCACCTTACCATCAG AAACGAAGTCGTCGACGATAACGAATTCCAGGGAATTTGCTTCCACAAGGTCGCCCTCCGTAACAGAAAGAATACACGTCACGGGAGAAACAGTAGGCAGCCGACGCAGCACtaagcaaacatttttgcCATATACAACTTACACAACAACAC CATCAGCACCATCTTATCCAACCGGAGTAGCACTTGCGTTTGGAATAACATTTCTCATCGTCGTCATGGTCATCTCGCTCTTGTCAGTCACCGTTTACTGCAGCAAAAAGAGAGAACGGGAATACGTCTT ACGACGACAAGATAGAATCGCCGGTATGAGTTCGTCGAGAAATAGAATCGAAATGCAAGTTTTTCCATCAG TTACATCGTCTGATtacaacaaaattacaatatttGGAAGTCGGACTTGCGATGGAGTAATTTTCGGGCCCAAACTCAAATTTCATTCTGCAAAAGACTCAACACCTACCGCTAGGCGCAAAATTCGCAAGTTTTTGACAAGTATATCGGGAACTTCTTCTGCTGTTAGTCGGGAAGGAACGGACCATTCTCGTTTTCGGGTCAGGGAGGAAGTCGTATAA
- the LOC143459304 gene encoding nucleolar protein 16-like, which yields MPSSKKNRRRKDFVNTNKKREWRKLKRKQNLRIPCDQIRQSWDSEKTVKQNLAEMGLTVDPNQSMKKPSKPFMPKVIEEEKVEAPFKPEVIKGMEIEVQLGEKEKRFQLPSEDVLFCTHMLEKHNDDYKAMARDKRNMYQLTPKQIRNKIREFKRSKQQYEKYLNDKRHLSKEDVMDTGDAIVNS from the exons ATGCCAAGTTCAAAAAAAAATCGACGCAGAAAAGACTTTGTTAACACCAACAAGAAGAGGGAGTGGCGCAAATTGAAGAGAAAGCAAAATCTTCGTATTCCATG TGATCAGATCAGGCAATCTTGGGACTCTGAGAAGACAGTTAAACAAAATCTTGCTGAAATGGGACTTACTGTAGACCCAAATCAATCTATGAAGAAACCATCTAAGCCATTTATGCCAAAGGTTATTGAAGAGGAGAAGGTGGAAGCACCATTTAAGCCAGAAGTTATAAAAG GTATGGAAATTGAAGTGCAATTGGGAGAAAAGGAAAAACGCTTTCAACTTCCAAGCGAAGATGTTCTCTTTTGCACTCACATGCTTGAAAAACATAACGACGACTATAAG GCAATGGCAAGGGACAAGAGAAACATGTACCAATTGACTCCAAAGCAAATACGGAACAAGATTCGCGAATTTAAGCGTTCGAAACAGCAATACGAGAAATACTTGAATGACAAACGCCACTTATCTAAGGAAGACGTCATGGACACCGGTGACGCCATCGTTAACTCCTAA